From one Marmota flaviventris isolate mMarFla1 chromosome 1, mMarFla1.hap1, whole genome shotgun sequence genomic stretch:
- the Nfilz gene encoding NFIL3 like protein, with protein MDMDALGLPDISQGPSQTLWVGRGRGPAVRRQREFMPEEKKDTVYWEKRRKNNEAAKRSREKRRLNDVAVESRLAALLQENALLRAELRALRLRFGLLPPSGGPRTAPLQALLWESPWTGAPHPAAQPLSCLAGSQGGLRGPYSLDAGIPGCQGCLMAQGWAGLASSSRFSQDSASLAPENIDVALRAALPAALFRCHLLEGHVGSRPELKSCWGLWSPMSPGCRAPGPSDLLLTPSADPSGLSATVTCPVPGNGPEGLAQPSLPHKVRIKSQALGGLF; from the coding sequence ATGGACATGGACGCGCTGGGCCTGCCAGACATATCTCAAGGTCCCAGCCAGACTCTGTGGGTTGGCCGAGGCAGGGGCCCAGCCGTGCGAAGGCAGAGGGAGTTCATGCCGGAGGAGAAGAAGGACACTGTCTACTGGGAGAAGCGGCGGAAGAACAACGAGGCGGCCAAGAGATCCCGGGAGAAGCGGCGTCTGAACGACGTGGCGGTGGAGAGCAGGCTGGCCGCGCTGCTGCAGGAGAACGCGCTGCTGCGGGCCGAGCTGCGGGCGCTCAGGCTGCGCTTCGGCCTCCTGCCTCCCTCGGGGGGACCCCGGACGGCGCCGCTGCAGGCCCTGCTGTGGGAGTCTCCCTGGACGGGGGCGCCCCACCCTGCCGCCCAACCACTCTCGTGTCTGGCTGGCTCCCAGGGCGGCCTCCGGGGGCCATATTCCCTGGATGCTGGGATCCCAGGGTGCCAGGGCTGCCTGATGGCCCAGGGGTGGGCCGGCCTGGCCTCCTCTTCCAGGTTCTCGCAGGACTCTGCTTCCCTGGCCCCCGAGAACATTGACGTGGCCTTGCGGGCTGCCCTCCCCGCTGCCCTCTTCCGGTGTCACCTCTTGGAGGGGCATGTGGGGTCCAGACCAGAGCTCAAGTCTTGCTGGGGACTGTGGTCACCCATGTCCCCTGGATGCCGCGCCCCAGGGCCGTCAGATTTGTTGCTGACACCCTCTGCAGACCCCTCGGGGCTTTCTGCCACCGTGACCTGCCCGGTCCCAGGGAACGGTCCCGAGGGTCTGGCTCAGCCCTCGCTGCCCCACAAAGTGCGCATCAAATCCCAGGCCTTGGGCGGGCTGTTCTGA
- the Actl9 gene encoding actin-like protein 9, which translates to MNTKDSKPGELQPDQEVPTIDKNPKPDSPMADDKLPQKTRAVVIDMGTGTCKVGFAGQARPSFTVATIMGCQPKKQATSGQPAVETFIGEAARVRPELTLVQPIRNGIVVDWEAAELIWRHMLEHDLQVDTQEHPLLFSDPPFSPATNREKLVEVTFESLRSPAMYVASQSVLSVYAHGRVSGLVVDTGHGVSYTVPVFQGYNLPHATERLDLAGHHLTAFLAEILLGSGLALQQQDLDTVENIKHRFCYVASDFQKGQARSEQECQQSFKLPDGRTVTLGKELFQCPELLFHPPEIPGLSPVGLPTMAKQSLHKVPQEVRGDVAQSVLLCGGSSLFTGLEERFRADLLRSLPPEEHVVVTAQANRNFSVWMGGSILASLRAFQSCWVLREQYEEQGPHIVYRKCY; encoded by the coding sequence ATGAACACAAAGGATTCCAAGCCCGGGGAGCTCCAGCCGGATCAAGAGGTCCCCACGATTGACAAGAACCCCAAGCCGGACTCGCCCATGGCCGACGACAAGCTGCCGCAAAAGACCAGGGCTGTGGTCATTGACATGGGCACGGGCACCTGTAAGGTGGGTTTCGCTGGGCAGGCCCGCCCCTCCTTCACCGTGGCCACCATCATGGGCTGCCAGCCCAAGAAACAGGCCACCTCGGGGCAGCCAGCGGTGGAAACCTTCATCGGCGAGGCGGCCCGCGTGCGTCCAGAGCTGACGCTGGTGCAGCCCATCCGGAATGGCATCGTGGTGGACTGGGAAGCCGCGGAGCTCATCTGGCGCCACATGCTGGAGCACGACCTCCAAGTGGACACCCAGGAACACCCACTGCTGTTCTCCGATCCGCCCTTCAGCCCCGCCACCAACCGCGAGAAACTGGTGGAGGTGACCTTCGAATCGCTGCGATCCCCCGCCATGTACGTGGCCTCGCAGTCGGTGCTGTCGGTTTACGCGCACGGGCGCGTCAGCGGGCTGGTGGTGGACACTGGCCACGGGGTCTCCTACACGGTGCCAGTCTTCCAGGGCTACAACCTGCCGCACGCCACCGAGCGCCTGGACCTGGCGGGCCACCACCTGACCGCCTTCCTGGCGGAGATCCTGCTGGGCTCGGGCTTGGCGCTGCAGCAGCAGGACCTGGACACGGTGGAGAACATCAAGCACCGCTTCTGCTACGTGGCCTCGGATTTCCAGAAGGGGCAGGCGCGGTCGGAGCAAGAGTGCCAGCAGTCCTTCAAGCTGCCCGACGGGCGGACCGTGACGTTAGGCAAGGAGCTATTCCAGTGCCCGGAGCTGCTCTTCCACCCGCCGGAGATCCCGGGGCTGTCGCCCGTGGGCCTCCCCACCATGGCCAAACAGAGCCTCCACAAGGTGCCCCAGGAGGTGCGGGGCGACGTGGCCCAGAGCGTGCTGCTGTGCGGCGGTTCCTCGCTCTTCACCGGCTTGGAGGAGCGTTTCAGGGCCGACCTGCTGCGCTCTCTGCCCCCGGAGGAGCACGTGGTGGTGACCGCCCAGGCCAACAGGAACTTCTCGGTGTGGATGGGGGGCTCCATCCTGGCCTCGCTGCGCGCCTTCCAGTCCTGCTGGGTCCTGCGCGAACAGTATGAGGAGCAGGGTCCCCACATCGTGTACCGCAAATGCTACTGA